In Janthinobacterium rivuli, a single genomic region encodes these proteins:
- a CDS encoding magnesium and cobalt transport protein CorA has protein sequence MDLSTHAAVVNCEAYRDGKKIAHFDIDKVGDFLGDPDCFVWIGMASPDATAMQALQSAFGLHELAVEDAQGAHERPKLEEYGDTLFMVVHTATLDGEAIVYGETHVFLGPRFIITVRHGPSAGYAKLRERKESVPEKLASGPGYVLYSIIDFIVDQYQPCIDHLQAKFQHYELQLFKPSLSEDKLQDFYQLKTELLKLDAAVNPLHDICTQLIRFHGDIVPKENRIYYRDILDHVKRVTHTAGQMRELVNSAMQVALGQISIRQNEVVKRLAAWAAILAVPTMVFSLYGMNFEFMPELKWRGSYPAVIVVIIAGCYWLHRRLKREGWL, from the coding sequence ATGGACTTGAGTACCCACGCCGCCGTCGTCAATTGCGAAGCCTATCGCGACGGCAAGAAGATCGCGCATTTCGACATCGACAAGGTGGGCGACTTTCTCGGCGACCCCGATTGCTTCGTCTGGATCGGCATGGCCAGTCCCGATGCCACGGCCATGCAGGCGCTGCAATCGGCGTTTGGCTTGCACGAACTGGCCGTCGAGGATGCGCAGGGCGCGCACGAGAGGCCCAAGCTGGAAGAGTATGGCGACACCCTGTTCATGGTGGTGCACACGGCCACGCTGGACGGCGAGGCCATCGTCTACGGCGAAACCCACGTCTTTCTCGGCCCCCGCTTCATCATCACGGTGCGCCACGGCCCCTCGGCCGGCTATGCGAAGTTGCGCGAACGCAAAGAAAGCGTGCCCGAGAAACTGGCCAGCGGCCCTGGTTACGTGCTGTATTCCATCATCGACTTCATCGTCGACCAGTACCAGCCCTGCATCGACCATTTGCAGGCGAAGTTTCAGCACTATGAATTGCAGCTGTTCAAGCCCAGTTTGAGCGAGGACAAGCTACAGGATTTTTACCAGCTTAAGACGGAACTGCTCAAGCTCGACGCGGCCGTCAACCCGCTGCACGACATCTGCACCCAGCTGATCCGCTTCCATGGCGACATCGTGCCCAAGGAAAACCGCATCTATTACCGCGACATTCTCGACCACGTCAAACGGGTCACGCATACGGCTGGTCAGATGCGCGAGCTGGTCAATTCAGCCATGCAGGTGGCGCTGGGGCAAATTTCGATCCGCCAGAACGAGGTCGTCAAGCGCCTGGCCGCCTGGGCCGCCATCCTGGCCGTGCCCACCATGGTATTCAGCCTGTACGGCATGAACTTCGAATTCATGCCGGAACTGAAGTGGCGCGGCAGCTATCCGGCCGTGATCGTCGTCATCATCGCCGGCTGCTACTGGCTGCACCGGCGCCTGAAGCGCGAGGGGTGGCTGTAG
- a CDS encoding universal stress protein, whose protein sequence is MPYTTLLVHVDNSRHCAQRIRLAVRLAVTDGAHLIGSAMSGISRYAYGGGVNALQFAPAQMQALRTQASEALHDFERIAREEGLGSYETRFVDDDAQGALLLQARYCDLLILGQTDAQDTPSRVIAGTAEYLMLHCGRPVLMVPYAPSAAPAGIAQHPLLAWNGSAEALRAITDALPLLQGARQVTLAVVNSHAQPAAHGEQPGADLALYLARHGVNVEVLQHDTPPGQDVGAALLSMAAQRHCDLVVMGCYGHMRLREALLGGVTRTVLQEMTLPVLVSH, encoded by the coding sequence ATGCCCTACACCACCCTGCTGGTCCACGTCGACAATTCGCGCCACTGCGCCCAGCGCATCCGCCTGGCCGTGCGCCTGGCCGTCACCGACGGCGCCCACCTGATCGGCTCGGCCATGAGCGGCATCTCGCGCTACGCGTATGGCGGCGGCGTCAACGCGCTGCAGTTCGCGCCGGCGCAGATGCAGGCGCTGCGCACCCAGGCCAGCGAGGCCTTGCACGACTTCGAGCGCATCGCCCGCGAGGAAGGCCTGGGCAGTTACGAGACGCGCTTCGTCGACGACGACGCGCAAGGCGCGCTGCTGCTGCAGGCGCGCTATTGCGACTTGCTGATCCTCGGCCAGACCGATGCGCAGGATACGCCGTCGCGCGTCATCGCCGGCACGGCCGAATACCTGATGCTCCACTGCGGCCGGCCCGTGCTGATGGTGCCGTACGCGCCGTCCGCCGCGCCGGCGGGCATCGCGCAGCATCCGCTGCTGGCCTGGAACGGCAGCGCAGAAGCGCTGCGCGCCATCACCGATGCGCTGCCGCTGCTGCAGGGGGCGCGGCAGGTAACGCTGGCCGTCGTCAATTCGCACGCCCAGCCGGCCGCGCATGGCGAGCAGCCGGGCGCCGACCTGGCCCTGTACCTGGCGCGCCATGGCGTCAACGTCGAGGTGCTGCAGCACGACACGCCGCCGGGCCAGGACGTGGGCGCGGCCCTGCTGTCCATGGCCGCCCAGCGACACTGCGACCTGGTCGTGATGGGCTGCTACGGCCACATGCGCCTGCGCGAAGCGCTGCTGGGCGGCGTCACGCGCACGGTGCTGCAGGAGATGACCTTGCCGGTGCTGGTGTCGCACTAG
- a CDS encoding PHA/PHB synthase family protein codes for MSKTQPSDAQHNVEHERLGSAWQGVPAPGYPESAPEGATLDLLLNAWLGKFTGGISPAALGNAYADWLGHLALAPSKQQALLQEAWKKIGRWQQYAMQSALTGGDAKPCIAPLPQDRRFDDPAWRRWPYNLVYQGFLLQQQWWHRATTGVRGVSPHHEDVVTFTVRQWLDMLAPSNFVPTNPVVQQSALESGCASLARGAAHAAADWQRAAMGPYAPDTRRYQAGQNVAVTPGKVVYRNDLIELIQYAPTTATVHATPLLFVPAWIMKFYILDLSPHNSLVRYLVDQGHTVFMISWKNPTEEDRELSLEDYRQLGVMDALDAVASIAGAPQVHAVGYCLGGTLLAIAAATMARDGDARLASLTMLASQVDFKEPGELSLFIDESQVSFLEAAMWKQGYLDTKQMAGAFQLLRSNDLIWSRQLRHYLLGQDEQDSDLMAWNGDATRMPCRMHSEYLRRLFLHNDLAEGRYRTAGRHIALPDIDAPIFAVGTLTDHVAPWRSVYKLQLLTDTDVTFLLTSGGHNAGVVSPPGQPRRSYQLATHRHDAPYIDADSWQRDVPQHDGSWWPAWQAWLEERASAQVAPPAMGPDLGDAPGRYVLQT; via the coding sequence ATGAGCAAGACGCAGCCGAGCGACGCGCAGCACAACGTGGAACATGAGCGCCTGGGCAGCGCCTGGCAAGGCGTGCCGGCGCCCGGCTATCCGGAAAGCGCGCCGGAAGGCGCCACCCTGGATCTGCTGCTGAACGCCTGGCTGGGCAAGTTCACGGGCGGCATTTCGCCGGCCGCGCTGGGCAACGCGTATGCCGACTGGCTCGGCCACCTGGCGCTGGCGCCATCGAAGCAGCAAGCCCTGCTACAGGAAGCCTGGAAGAAGATCGGCCGCTGGCAACAGTACGCCATGCAATCGGCCCTGACCGGCGGCGACGCCAAACCGTGCATCGCGCCGCTGCCGCAGGACCGGCGCTTCGACGACCCGGCCTGGCGGCGCTGGCCGTACAACCTCGTCTACCAGGGCTTTTTGCTGCAGCAGCAGTGGTGGCACCGCGCCACCACGGGCGTGCGCGGCGTCTCGCCGCACCACGAGGATGTCGTCACGTTCACCGTGCGCCAGTGGCTCGACATGCTGGCGCCGTCGAACTTCGTGCCGACCAATCCCGTGGTGCAGCAATCGGCCCTGGAAAGCGGCTGCGCCAGCCTGGCGCGCGGCGCAGCGCATGCGGCCGCCGACTGGCAGCGCGCCGCCATGGGGCCGTATGCGCCCGACACGCGCCGTTACCAGGCAGGCCAGAACGTGGCCGTCACGCCGGGCAAGGTGGTCTACCGCAACGACCTGATCGAATTGATACAGTACGCGCCCACGACGGCGACGGTGCACGCGACGCCGCTGCTGTTCGTGCCGGCGTGGATCATGAAGTTCTATATTCTCGACCTGTCGCCGCACAATTCGCTGGTGCGCTACCTGGTGGACCAGGGCCACACGGTGTTCATGATTTCCTGGAAAAACCCGACGGAAGAAGACCGCGAGCTGTCGCTGGAAGACTACCGCCAGCTGGGCGTGATGGACGCGCTTGACGCCGTTGCCAGCATCGCGGGCGCGCCGCAGGTGCACGCTGTCGGCTACTGCCTGGGCGGCACCCTGCTGGCGATCGCCGCCGCGACCATGGCGCGCGATGGCGATGCGCGCCTGGCCAGCCTCACCATGCTGGCGTCGCAGGTGGACTTCAAGGAGCCGGGCGAACTGTCGCTGTTCATCGACGAGAGCCAGGTCAGCTTCCTGGAAGCGGCCATGTGGAAGCAGGGTTACCTCGACACGAAGCAGATGGCGGGCGCCTTCCAGCTGCTGCGCTCGAACGATCTGATCTGGTCGCGCCAGCTGCGCCACTACCTGCTGGGACAAGACGAGCAGGACAGCGACCTGATGGCCTGGAACGGCGACGCCACGCGCATGCCCTGCCGCATGCATTCGGAATACCTGCGCCGCCTGTTCCTGCACAACGACCTGGCCGAAGGCCGCTACCGCACGGCCGGCCGCCACATCGCCCTGCCCGACATCGATGCGCCCATCTTTGCCGTCGGCACCCTGACGGACCACGTGGCGCCATGGCGCTCCGTGTATAAACTGCAGCTGCTGACCGACACCGACGTCACCTTTTTGCTGACCTCGGGCGGCCACAATGCTGGCGTGGTCTCGCCGCCGGGCCAGCCGCGCCGCAGCTACCAGCTGGCCACGCACCGCCACGATGCGCCCTACATCGATGCGGACAGCTGGCAGCGCGACGTGCCGCAGCATGACGGTTCGTGGTGGCCCGCCTGGCAAGCCTGGCTGGAAGAACGCGCGAGCGCGCAAGTGGCGCCGCCGGCGATGGGGCCCGACCTGGGCGATGCGCCGGGCCGCTACGTGCTGCAAACCTGA